Proteins from a single region of Bos javanicus breed banteng chromosome 7, ARS-OSU_banteng_1.0, whole genome shotgun sequence:
- the LOC133250513 gene encoding olfactory receptor 7A17-like, whose translation MEPGNNTQSSELFLLGFSEDPELQPLIFGLFLCMYLITVFGNLLIILVIISDFHLHTPMYFFLSNLSFVDICFTSTTIPKMLKNIENQSKVITYEGCIVQVYFCIFLAGLDDFLLIVMAYDRFVAICHPLHYTVVMNPRLCGLLVLVSWMVSAMHSLLQSLVALQLTFCTKVEIPQFFCELNQMVQLACSDTFLNNMVMYLASVLLAGGPFAGILYSYSKIVSSIRRISSTQGKFKAFSTCASHLAVVFLFYCTSLGVYLSSAATHSSHSSAIASVMYTVVTPMLNPFIYSLRNKDIKRALKRVCEIVGIKRPIVLGQMKCP comes from the coding sequence ATGGAACCAGGTAACAATACACAATCTTCGGAActttttcttctgggattctCAGAGGATCCAGAATTGCAGCCCCTCATCTTTGGACTTTTCCTCTGCATGTACCTGATCACTGTGTTTGGAAATCTGCTCATTATCCTGGTCATCATCTCTGACTTCCACCTTCAcactcccatgtacttcttcctctccaacttgTCCTTTGTAGACATCTGCTTCACCTCTACAACCATCCCAAAGATGCTGAAGAATATCGAGAACCAGAGCAAAGTCATAACCTATGAAGGCTGCATCGTCCAGGTGTATTTTTGCATATTCCTTGCAGGATTAGATGACTTCCTCCTGATAGTGATGGCCTACGACCGCTTTGTGGCCATATGCCACCCCCTGCACTACACAGTCGTCATGAACCCTCGGCTCTGTGGACTGCTGGTATTGGTGTCCTGGATGGTGAGTGCTATGCATTCCTTGTTACAAAGTTTAGTGGCTTTGCAGCTGACTTTCTGTACAAAGGTGGAAATTCCCCAATTTTTTTGTGAACTCAATCAGATGGTCCAACTTGCCTGTTCTGACACCTTTCTTAATAACATGGTGATGTATTTGGCATCAGTGCTACTAGCTGGTGGGCCGTTTGCTGGTATCCTTTACTCTTACTCTAAGATAGTCTCTTCCATACGAAGAATCTCATCAACTCAGGGAAAGTTTAAAGCATTTTCCACTTGTGCATCTCATCTCgcagttgtctttttattttattgtacgaGCCTAGGAGTGTACCTTAGCTCTGCTGCTACACACAGCTCACACTCAAGTGCAATAGCCTCCgtgatgtacactgtggtcacacccatgctgaacccattcatctacagtctgaggaacAAAGACATAAAGAGGGCTCTGAAGAGAGTCTGTGAAATAGTAGGTATAAAAAGGCCAATTGTCCTGGGGCAGATGAAGTGCCCTTGA